In Penaeus monodon isolate SGIC_2016 chromosome 26, NSTDA_Pmon_1, whole genome shotgun sequence, the following are encoded in one genomic region:
- the LOC119589610 gene encoding LOW QUALITY PROTEIN: uncharacterized protein LOC119589610 (The sequence of the model RefSeq protein was modified relative to this genomic sequence to represent the inferred CDS: deleted 2 bases in 2 codons) — protein MINHNYLIYNYVLYILYIITLLTYPSIHFACVRNPYVNISVVHSSRIYSRSSAELRILFTFSLKWNLSREMAVLLVFLAILSLFVGAVRVQGFMPVPPDDGPCPVFPVVEKFDLHAYLGRWYEIERFFNPFQDGSCVTADYALFPNGSVSFLNSDVQEGELNTIAGVATLSDDQVLVNSLEFPFTAGFDGNSMGRNKPNYNVVATDYKNYAVVYTCEYFGPELKFEFSWILARRPQIPNSFLTDLKHWLQLVNINAKRDMPTVQTNCPNEQYLWTHFSPIFLKFCKGKNNKSASSKNNKTENLQGPGFFEKACLLERYPSQKFFPVLRSTQLVCRTVNNSAARRHFTPRKHCPSPGQNEIRFTLLPTECCTQCETSATPPCPVTSGHQEPSVDPEQNLYCIVSRNRRKKGHVRKAERRDTAGQASHTGSNSTPKRPLGGLITVFKNKPASMPQFHLSSLHIGGHGAPISRVAYIWWLVVGHRAWS, from the exons ATGATTAACCATAATTATCTCATTTATAATTATGtactttatatactttatattataactttacTAACGTATCCCTCTATACATTTTGCATGCGTACGTAACCCCTACGTAAACATTAGTGTTGTACACTCCTCCAGAATATACTCGCGTAGCTCAGCAGAGCTCCgtattttattcaccttttcccTCAAATGGA ACTTGTCGCGTGAGATGGCGGTTTTGTTGGTGTTCCTGGCCATACTTAGTCTGTTCGTGGGCGCCGTCCGCGTTCAGGGCTTCATGCCGGTTCCCCCTGACGACGGGCCCTGCCCCGTTTTCCCCGTAGTAGAAAAATTCGACCTCCATGCG TACCTCGGCCGATGGTATGAGATCGAGCGCTTCTTCAATCCGTTCCAAGACGGCTCCTGCGTCACGGCCGACTACGCGCTCTTCCCGAATGGCAGCGTGTCCTTTCTAAACTCCGACGTCCAGGA aggTGAACTAAATACAATCGCTGGCGTGGCGACTCTATCAGATGACCAAGTGCTGGTCAACTCTTTGGAATTTCCTTTCACCGCTGGCTTCG ATGGAAACAGCATGGGGAGAAACAAACCTAACTACAATGTGGTTGCAACCGACTACAAAAACTACGCTGTTGTCTACACT TGTGAATATTTTGGACCTGAACTTAAATTTG aATTTTCTTGGATATTGGCACGTAGACCACAGATTCCAAACTCATTTTTGACGGATTTGAAGCACTGGCTC CAGCTGGTCAACATCAATGCCAAGCGGGACATGCCCACCGTGCAAACCAACTGTCCAAACGAGCAGTATCTTTGGAC GCACTTTTcaccaatatttttaaaattttgtaaagggaaaaacaataagAGTGCAtcctcaaaaaacaacaaaacagaaaatttacAGGGGCCAGGTTTCTTTGAAAAAGCTTGTTTGCTTGAGAGGTACCCGAGCCAGAAATTTTTCCCCGTCTTGAGAAG TACCCAATTGGTGTGTAGGACTGTCAACAATAGTGCAGCCCGGAGACACTTCACACCCCGCAAGCACTGCCCTTCCCCCGGGCAGAACGAGAT ACGATTTACCCTCCTccctactgaatgttgcacccagtgcgaaacctctgccacaccacCCTGTCCTGTGACCTCgggtcaccaggaaccatctgtagatcccGAACaaaacctctactgcatcgtttcaag GAACCGCCGcaaaaaaggacacgtccgtaaggcagagaggagagacacgGCGGGACAggcaagccacacagggtccaactCCACCCCCAAGaggcctcttgggggtctcataactgtcttcaagaataaaccagcaagcatGCCCCAattcc